The Naumovozyma dairenensis CBS 421 chromosome 2, complete genome genome segment CTCCCTTCAAAGTTATTTCTTTCAGATTGAAAGTAGGTCCtgttaaatatttatatcaCCAAAACAACGTAGAGATCAAAAGGTGCAATGGggaatgaagatgaagacgaagaagaaagcaATCAACTTGTtgatgaggaagaagaCGCTGATGagaataaagatgatatcATTGTTCCACCtgttaatattttcaatgatagAAAAAATCTTACCGATCTAGATTACTCTCGTCAGATTTTACATCctattttgtttatttatattagTACGAATAAAATGATTAATTACCATAGGTTTatgaaatttatatatgaatatcCTTTATCATGAAAAGGGAAAAAATTGATCTTTAGGGATATGCGACGTGCTATGATAGGTTTGCTTAGGGAGCTTGTAGCTATAATAaacattttgaattattcaaagaagaGTATGCAGGCCACGATGCGATTACAGGATATTCTGATTATGCTGTCAATCCATATAAAGCCAGACATACTCCAATTAGCAAAAGATCGGAAGTATTAAGTAGACTATGGCAAGAATGGTTAGGTTTGAGAACGTATCATGAGACAAAGACAATCGAACCATTGTATAGAACTAAAGAGCCAAAACTACCAACCCTCACTCAATCTCTTTATGATATTGCATATGTGAGAAGTTCATTCTTCTATGACTCTCGATGCTTATCAGAACAGGAGaatatgttattattggatATATACATGGGACAGGCAAATTTACATCCAATTCAGATTCTCCAAAAGATGATGCTTTCAATTGGTATAAGTTGCCAATTTATGCCCTTTCCGAAGTTGCAGCAAACAAGAACCAAATCTCCTTCATATTTGAACCAACCCTGAGTGCAAAAATTTTGACATTGCAGAAACTCTCCGAAATAAAATCGTCGTTAAAAGTTGGTGATTTTGattctattgaaaatatggAATTTGGTCCAGAAGAGCAGGACTTTAAATAGTCCACATATGTTGGTACTTCcgaaaatttattgaatcgAAAGTTTTGTGATTTAATTCACAAATGGGATGAAACAATGGTTAAACTGTCTCTCTGTTATTTGGTAATTAAtggttttgaaaaaataaacgaGGATCTCTATaaagatttgaatattGGTTCCATAAAGTGgttcttcaaaatattgCTATTCACAAAGGTTTGACGCGCGTCATCGGACtaaaatattgatgaaaaatataggGATATTCAAACAAGTAATATCGGTAAAGCGCATTGACATATCTGAATGTATATATTACCATAATATGTTAAAAGAGCTGCCATTGAAAGATGTTTATAAAGAATTGTGGAAAGAGGATTCTGGTTATGGCTTTACAGAAATGCTGCTCTTATGCTAAACGATATTTGCAATTATTTAGTCCTAGGACAAATAGAAAAATTGTAATTATTTCAAAGCAAACTGACGCAGCTGATGCTTTGCATGCCATGTTAGGAGATATATCGATTAAAATTactgaaaaaattgatataAAAGAGAGGTTTAGGTTAATGGATAATTTCAGAGAGCAACCgaattccaaaattttgATTGGAACAAAAGTGTTGCTTGACTTTCCGAATGTTGAAAATGTTGCCCTAGTCTTATTAATGGATTATATGCCGACTATTTCAGATTACATTACCTTCTTCTCTATGATAACTAAGGATAACGGCATAATGAGTGCTATTTTTTGCCAAGGGTCATATTCAAAGATTCCATGACATTGGATTGTCCAACAAACCAGATAAGAAAACTCTATGGAATATCCGCAACCCGCCCTGAAATTGTTGTAACAACTCCAATGAACTGGTAAGAGACTTGTTAATTGAAGTCCATGGCGATGATTGAATTGAGCTGATGCATTATTGTGGCTTCATTTAGGTAGCATATTTCATTACCTTCTAAGTTCTTATTGCACATTTTAAATTGTAACTATTAATTGCTAATCATaccaatataatataaagattaagtaattatattttcaatagcGTACATCGAAATTCCAAAGTTTACAAACGTTTGGAAGAGTGTTTTTAAGTttataattaattcatAAAATTTCCTTACTTATGAAAAAGTAGTTGTGGTAGTACCAATATTGAATGCATTTCAGAGTTAATGTGCTAATTAGGACTCCCAAAGGGTTGTTCCACATTAGGTGACGATACAATGTCTTAGATGGAGAGAGGTCAATGtataatgaatcaaaaCCTTATGATTTCcagaaataataaaaaaatgatcATAGTAATACCAaatattcatataattttaaCTGTGTAGTTTCAATATTGTGGGTAAACCCAGGAGAGTATGTTTTGAATGTATGAGCTTTTGATATTATGATTTGATTTagttattcaatttttaaatttcgGAACtatattgaatatgaaaGTCGGTAAATTAGACGTCGACATTTAAAATAGAAGGAGAAGGAATTTATGACCCCACAGGGATGAAAGTTCCTCCCTAGTTGGTGCCCTTGGTTTTGCTGTCAATAGAGATATCGTCCATTCCAAAgacttttcctttttcgAACAAGAAATGAATGTCGGTGAAATCAAGTTTATTGAGACAGATTTATCGATTTTACGCCAATTCCACCAGATCATACATCCAAGAATTCTATGGTACTGTTGTTGCGAGATATGATGCTTGTATTGATGAACTACGCCAGTATTTTACTGAAGTCTGGTCGGTTGAAGCTATTGCAGAGCCTTTCTTAAATTCTGGTTCCAATGTCGCTTTGGCTAAGAGTAGAGTTGCACCAAAGAAGTTATTAATTTCTCTGTTCATAATTCTAGACTGCCATCGCAAATTCCTGAAACAATCCCAGGTACCGATCTTAATTCTGAAGCTATTGCAAAGATTGCAGCTGACATAGGAGTTTGTGCTATGTGGATGGTGTATTTTACAGGTCTCTATAGATTTCCTGACATGTTGGTTTTGAAATATGGTGGTAATAACAGGAATTTGCTCATTGACCCAAACTCTCGTTGCTTTGATGTAATTACTTCTTATTCGAAAACTATATGTGCCAATTTCATGTGCAAGAATTTAGATAAGAAAACCGCTGATTATTTGTtccattatatttttgttgtGAGAGGTATTCTTAAACATTCCCTTGGTCCAGATTACGATGGTATGAAGAGGGATTTGTTCAACGAGACTGAAGGGGAACCTGCTAATTATTTGTTGAACAATTTTGTAGCTAGATCCGTTGGTGATGGTGACtctgaagatgattttgGTCCTGtaaatattccaataatgttttgaattcttttatttttgctGATGCTATTTCTCATTCATTGATGATTATCATAAATTCCAATCATGTTTGAAAGTTTACCCAATGCCTATCGATAGATCGTCGGGGTTGTCCTTTAGAGAATTGAGACACGATATGATCAACCTAGTTCGTGAGTATGCTAAGGTTGAAGGTGAAGATATGGATGTGCTGAATGTTAAGGAAAGACTAACTGGTCATTTTGCTGCTACAAGTCAACCTGTGTATGCCAATGATGTTGAAACAGATAAAGGGTCGGATGAGTCGTTGGAAGAGAAATATGCTTCCTTAATCAATAATGCCTGGCCAAATTGGTTCGGATTTGGTTATGGCAAAGAAAGGGAAGATGGTGAGTCTGCTGTAGCTGAAAATGCATGTGTCaagtaatatttttcatcaaatggttctattaaagatttatttttggcTGATAAGAAGCGGTATGGTAAAGACTTCCAATTTAGAGAGGGACAGTGTGATGTTGCTGTAGAAATTTGTCTATATGAAACTCGGATTATTCCTATTCAAGCTCTTCCCGGTTTTGGGAAAACTGTTCTGTTTCAAACTCCTCTGGTAACACTATCTTATGGTGACTTGCATACTTAAATGGAACATAGGGAGTCTATTATACTACGTATTTCCATCTAATAAGCCATCTTAGTATAGTGGTTAGTACACATCGTTGTGGCCGATGAAACCCTGGTTCGATTCTAGGAGATGGcatattatttttagtctttttgtgatatatttttatgaccGATAATAAGAAACGACACACAAGcgaagaaaaagaaaagagaagaaaaagaaaagagaagagaaagaaaacaaaagaaaaagaaaagagatgAAAGGTTTTCCTACGGGTTATTAGTGTACGAGACGTGGCAGCAGAGCCGGTCAAGAGCAACGGAATTGAATAACTCATGGATATATAATAAGAGGAACTTTTAGAGGATATATCTAAAAGTTcgtcttcttttaaatatgtttaaataagaaaataatcaagtaataaaaatactatCAATTTAGAACACTTTGTGTCACGGTATAATTCCTATTATATTACACTTTTGTAGTTATTTTCACTAAATTCTGTAATAAGGTCATTGAATTCTTATGAACTTCATATAGTTTTAGTAATACAGTTCTGTATTATAAAACATTCCTTCTTCCGGTATCCTATCCAAAATatcaagaattagaaatagAAATACTATCTACAATTATTGATGGCGCTTTATGATTTTGTGAACCATTGATACaaagtataataatattttcttgttttacATCTTTCATATAGAATGCAAAAAGAACCTGGTCATTTTACTAGTCTGTTTATAATCTGTTTTTTCATAAATGTGGGTaagtttttatttatatatacaaataaattaaaCATAAGAAGTAACTTCGAagaatcttttcaaataatagaTTTGGAACAAAGAATTggcaacaacaacaccaACTTGGAAAATTGACCACCACTTAACACGATCATTAGTAGATTCAGCTGTATTTCTATGAGTTCTTTCTCTAATAACAATATAACtttgttcattttgaacttctttaatcaattttgataaagttCTAACGGAACCATCCaaagattcattatttggatCATCTACATTGACATAAACAGTACCATGAATATTGAAAGTGACATCTTTTGTTTGAAcatttgaattttcattaatgaaacaatATTCAAACTTACCACCATCAGGAGCAGAAATTGTAACTTCACCATGAGCTTGATTGACAATACTTTGTAAAACTTGAGTTCTACCGGGTGTATATAAGACAAAATCACCAGTCAATTGATTTGATGATTGTGGATCTCTATCCCCGAATTGGAAAGATACGGAAAATTCATCACCTTTacttaatttttcaaagaaacaaCGACGACCATAAGCTGGTAATAGGACATTATGACCTAAGGTAAATGTTGTCAACCAACATGAAATgatcaaaataatagaatttAACTTCATTGATAACGTAAGTTTATATTGGTATTGTTGATCCGGAGATTGCACTTTACCTCTTCTTGCCTAATCAACCTTTGATGTTATTGTTTGTTGAGTTCttcatttcaaaaatataaaaatctCTCCTCCAGTTTACGTGTTCGTGTTTTTCCaactttttcttctccttcgcttatattgttgttgcttCATTTAAGAAtcgaaaaaatatattacgTGTCTTTCGTATATAATGCGATTGAGATAAAGATGACACAAATATTTCATGATATTATGTATTACAAAGTTCTATTCAACGTGTATTGACCTCTCCATAGCTGCTGTAAATGGAGAGCAATCGACAAAGTAGGTGCAATAtactttattttgttttatgtTGAATATTGTTCAATACTGGACCGACGTTTTACgttgaaaacaaaaagtattatttttattaaattttgtcCAAAGGTAATAACCTACTTAGTATCTTAAGAAGTTAGAAAACGATATATCAACTTTAAAGATGCGTTCACTAAAAGTAAATTATTCACACAACCCCTAAGgaaagtatatattttatagtAATAATGTAAAACCAGAGACTATAACAACGTTACATATATTTCCTTGATGAACGTTAGTTACATTGTAGCTTCATAGGTTTTCGAAACGCTGAATAAAATCAATGTGATAGATATGTATAAAGATACAGAGGTTgggaaaatataaaataaaagaaataaaataaagttagAAATACTGAGAAAAAAAGGTGTCATTAGAATGATTGAAGGATAGAAAACGggagaaaaaaatagacGAAGAATTCAAACAAACTAGAAACcgaaaataaaaaaatagaaatttatcaaaagaaatacGAGAAGTTGCTTATGTTCATATTAAGAATcgttaatttttttttatcattagatTCATTTAATCATATGCCATCTTTCGTTGATTTTTTCTCAGTTTCGTAAATTctatacatacatatatatatcaatctgttattaatatatctttctcattctcattattatattctccttttatttttattttaatttaattttgcTCTGTTTTATGTTTGtttatgtttttttttttcttctagTTTAATATCGAAAGGTAGGAATGAATTTctgttttaattttattttacatGATGATTGAGgttcaattaattaattaatcaattaattagctcattatttcttctttctacCACCACCTTGTTGCCTTGGCAAACTTTTTTGTGCAGGttttaaaatttgaaaagaacaTAATAAACTTTCATCAACGCTCATCATAGCACCGGCGTTATCGAATTCACCACAATAATTTGGAGCACTGAAAAGTGTTACTAATTGTCTTTtactgaaaaattcataCCCATCTTCAACGACTTGATGAGCTCTACAAATCAATTCCATATCTTGCTTTTGTAAGAATCTATTTACCACATCAGGGCCAAAAGTGAATGAAACACCTCTATCATTTTCACTCCAACCTACGATATCCTTATCAGGATCTGACCATAAAAGATCACATAATAAGCCGACATCAGGAATATCAGTTGGTCTCATAACTCTTCTAATTTGTTCCATACTGTTTAAATCAGGTGATAGGCCACCATGCATACAAAagattttttcatcaatgatTGCAGCAATTGGTaaacaattgaaacaatCTGTAAAAGTTTTCCAAAGTTTAATGTTATAACGTCTTTTACATTCATCATAAAACCCATAAATTCTATTAATGGAAGCACATTCATGATTACCTCTtaagatgaagaaattttcaGGGTATTTAATCTTATAAGCTAATAAAAGACAAATTGTTTCTAATGATTGTTTACCACGATCAACGTAATCAcctaaaaataaataattagATTCAGGTGGGAAACCACCATATTCAAAAAGACGTAATAAATCATAATATTGGCCATGAATATCACCACAAATCtatttttaaagaataataaaagaaaatttcatatatattttaatgttagtaaaaaaaattgttgtcaaaagaaaaactcTAATTTATTCTATTTCCCCTGGTACTGCATAAAAATGGAATTCCGTATTCATTCTATTTCCCTTGGacatttcattaattgatttattgtctagtttttttttttaattataatgtttgtttattatttttatttgttcttAACGGCAAAGGAGACCATGCGGTAAAtccaaagaaagaaaaacttttcgtccaaaaaaaataaaattattccacaatttatcaaagaaggggggggggggggggtTGGGAGTGGAGGGTATATAGTTCGCTCagattgttgttattgttattacaGTCCATAGTTTACAGGAAATAAAAGGATACATTGGGATCGTGTTCTTCTTGCAGTATAACTTTTTTTGCGTAAGTTCTTTGCATGTAATCAAACGattgtttattttaatAGAAGCGAAcacaaaggaaaagaaaagaaaataaaagacAAAAAAGGAGATattgtaaatataaaaacaGTGAGTAACATACTTTGATTGGTgcttctaattctaataaaattggttgtttaatgaatataGATCTTGCCTTGGAACATAGATATCTAATTTCATGTTCTTCCAAATCAACTTGTTGACCTGGTTTAGAACCTCGAACTTCTAATAGtctatcaataatattgtCCACGTCGACTGCTTGTTGATCCATAATggtattaataatgatatcttGCTCTttataattcttttttttcaaaaaatagTCCTCAAAATTGGGGGAAGGAGGATGcttttaattctttattttttttcggATCTATCTGATCGGTCCTTTAATGATAGGGATGGATTGAATGGTTATTATTTATCTTTCTAATATggaaaaaatggaaaaataaataaaaacttGCGATGGAcgaaacaaaaaaaaaggagGATGGCTGGTAAGGATAAAAATATACTCGAATATATTATAGtagtatattatatttggGACAATTAAAATGGAATAGGGATGAAGATAGAATAGAATACAATACGATACTATACTATAAAATACAGTGAAATGAGGGAATCGGTGTTTCTAccaaaaaagaataaaaaataaaaatagaaGTGTCGTGTCTTGTCTTGTATAGTTTTCTTCAAACAAGTTTTTTTTCCAGGGATCAAGATTCCTATAAAAAAATCTTTTAGAGATGTGAAATGAGAGGTTTtatgaaagaagaaagagagaAAGAAGGACCACAATCCAGAAAAAGGGTATAATAACTGAACAATATACAAAAATTGAAGTGAGAACAAGAGTAAGTGATGAAAATGTTACTAATGATAGTAGAGAGTACATGCTTGGGAAGCATTAAAATCAATAGGACTTATTCATTCAAAGTGGGATGagaaattggaagaaaGGAAGAGAGAGAACTACCTGGGTGGTGGGTGGGTAAACTTGCCTCTTGCAACTTGCAACTTTCAATttacaaacaaacaaacgaaaattgaaaatgaaaaaaacaacGAGGGAAAAACAGcaaatttaattttctcGAAGATCATCTTCTACGAATACATCACCTGATCTATTCGTTTGGTCGGGTAATTCTCAAACTTCCCAAATTTTGTTACTTGCTTTAATGGCCGAGTGGAACACTGGTGATCAAAAGGGTTTGGTTTCGAGTCTCCATTGGGCACATGTTTCTTGtaccaaaaataaaaaattatttatatgaTGATTAACATTTGCGTGAACAATCTCTGActcaaaattcaaatttgaattttagGATTAAAAACATATGTTGCCTTCCTTCtgatattaattttttttttttttttgtgttGCAACACACAACAATACTatagatgatgattcttTATACTACGGACATATTTCTATTGTATTGAATCATAGCACTAGATTATGATATGAGAGTAAATATTCTTAAACTTTACTCTTGGACGTAAAGTTACTGTGCGTTCTCTTGTTTCTCTTGTTGCATAACGCCAAGTATGTGCTCGGGTCAATTCTCTCCGGCGGAACAATAGTAAACTCTAGTGAGCGGATAAATGTCGTTTTATTTTGTAGAATAAAGAAAGAGCCTAGGGTGGCATCGATGATCAGACCTCTTGGTTTATTACAGGAAATCGATATCGATATATAGCCTAGTCTTTTAAAAGGTGTTATAAAGTGGAAAAACAATTCACCTTGCTACTGGTTTACTATAGACCCTGGTTCCATTAGCATTTATTCATTCGTTGGTGGAACAATTGCACCCTAGCTAATCTATTCCATATTTACAACCAACTCTATTCCCTACCATAGGTATTCCGAATTCAACCCAGAAATTAAAACTAAGAAACCAAACAAACGTTTGAATATACCTCTCTAATACTATAGAAAATTTACcctttctctttcttcatTCGCTGTCTTTTTTACCCCCATactcataataatatcaacaaacaataaaatGCCGTTACTTCAACCAAATTCAACAGAATGTTATAGACTAGAACTACCAGAATTACCTCCAAATGTAAACCTTGATGAGGCAACAAAAAATAGATTATCACTAAATGCAAGAACTGGGGCTGCAGTGACATTGGCAAGATCAAGTATATACGTCCATGGTGGGTTGACTATACCGTTAAATATATCGGAAATTAACTCAGCCACATTACAAAAGGAATTAATCCTTTATTTCTCTAAATCTAAAGATAGTTCacaatctttcaaaaatttgaacGATTGGATCTCATGTGAAGTGTTTTATCTGGATTTAATTACAAGAACTTGGGAACGGATTGAAACTAATGCAACAACAGCTCTAGCAAGAACAAGTTCATCTCAATTTAGTGAACGATTATTTCATTCCATATGTGTTAATGAAAATgcattatatatatttggtGGGTTAGCTATATCACCACAAAATGATTATGAACTAATTGCTACAAATGAATTATGGAAATTAGATCTATACACAAGGAAATGGACTCTATTAAGTAAAGATCCACGTATCACAAGAAGATTTAATCATGATATGTTTGTTAAATACGCTGCTGATGATTCTCATGATACAAGATTGTTAATCGTTGGTGGGCTGAATAATATGGATCAACCATTATGCACCATTGATgtatataatttaattacaaatgaatgggaatcaatttcaaatagtaatataataaaaaaattcgATGAACAACCTGTATCTATCGTTCATAATAAAAATCTACCAATATTAATTGAGAATAATGAAGCGGAAGTTCCCACATTGACATTTTATCATACCAATTCAaacgataataatgatagcaccgaagaagaggaagaacaACTACAAGGggaagaaaataattatgGCAATTCAAGCATTAAGATAGAAAACGAATTATCACCGATCATTgcattaccattattaccACAGTCACAGTGTGTCAGGATTGCATCAGAATACCTCCAAgataaagatttattaaaggTGCCATATAATCTTCAACATCCAAAAGGGGCATACTTTAATAGAAATTTACTCATATCTGGATTTTATCCAAATTGCCAGGCATCCAATTTTTATGTCTACATTTACGATATATCAATTGGGAAATGGATCCAATTAAAGGCATCTTGTGAAACATGTTCATCCTCTCAACACCGATTTTGGAACTTGTTTGTTTGGCAATCTCATCATCAAGCATTACTACTAGGAACAATGCAAGATGATTATAATTTACCTTCTGTACAAAGATTTGATTTGAttacttctttttctctCCCCATAGTAAActcttttaataattttaataataaggCCAGTACAGAATTGTTTCAAACATCTTTCCTCCCCTCATTAGCATCTGATCTCGGATCTATACCAACAACACCAATAGATAAAAGAACTCCTCCATTAACAACTTCCAATTCTACATCCAAGATAACATcacaatttgaaaattacaTTCGATATATTACAACGCCGTTAGAATTAAAATCTACAAGTTCTGTATTCCCACCTTCCGCTATGGTGGTAGGGAAAGATGCATTGGAAATATTTGGTAACACATTAGCTGATTTCGAATTTATAACAAGTGAAGGAGATTCTATCGCTGTTTCAGCATATTTATTACGTAAAAGATGGGGTAGATATTTTAGTTTCATTTTATCAAATGGTTATGCCAAGGTTTGCCAAGAATATCATTCGACGGGTAATCAATCCACTTTGGTTAAAATTGCTCCAAGTGACGTCTCGTATACTGACGATGGCTCTAAATTGAATCCTCCTCCAGCAATGACATCTTCAAATGTATCATTGgaaagatattttaaaaacAATGGTAATAATCACAATAGTAATGGCAATAACCATACCAATActcttgataataattatcaTAGGAAGAAACACGATACAACTACAAATCGACATCACGAGCATATTCCATCTACTTCTCCACGAGGTTCCAATGTTGCTGTCCCAAGAGAACATACACTGGCTTCCATGAGAAGATCGCCGTGTAATTCTCGGTATAATCTTCATAACTCTCCAGAATTAGATTTTGAACCGATACCTTCTAATACAAATCTTTATGACGATTTTGAAACAACAAGTTCGAAGACAGTTAATTCTAAAACAATAAATGACTCAGTGACAAGTTCAAGCACTGGTATGATATTTAGGGTCCCATTCCAAGAAAATGACaaagaagatatattaACAACGACGAATAACATTAATAGTAATACTATAAActacaacaataataacaagaatctgaaaaagaaacttaGAGCAGGTAGTGCAAcggaaaataataatttcatcaatgttcccaagaaaagaagatcATCTGTCGTTACAAACCCAATGGGATCcttaaataaattatcaccGCATATGGAGGACGCGAAATCTCGCAGAGCGTCTAATCCAATTCAACCATTAACTGAGATCACTCAAATTTCGCCTCCACCAAGTCGTAGATTTTCCTTAAGGTTTACACACAGTGGGGCTAATTCAAGAAAGGCATCTGTGACCTCTCAAACAAGTTCCATTTCATTCGTAAGTTCTACTTCAGATAGATTAAACAATGCAATTCTTACGAGACGCAATACGGAGACGGtaatatcatctaatgATCCGTTAAAATCAGGTGTCttaaacatatttttaCCCCCACAGAAAAGACTACCATCTGTTTCTTTACCACCTGTTCCTTCTGGGCAGGAACCTTTAGGTCCTTTCAAAAGCAGAACTAATTCATACATCGAACACTTTCATTCCGATAGAAGCAGCCCATTATCATCTAGAAGATCATCGTTCTTGAGAAGCTCTAGCGTTCCCGAAGTAAGAAGGAAGTCCATGGCAGCCCTAGACAAGAAGCAATCGAGGAATGGCTCCTTTTCAAGTAATGGCTCTAATTCCCATACTAAGAAGTCATGGTCATCTGCTTCAAACCATTCTGACTCAGG includes the following:
- the NDAI0B01880 gene encoding uncharacterized protein; amino-acid sequence: MWMVYFTGLYRFPDMLVLKYGGNNRNLLIDPNSRCFDVITSYSKTICANFMCKNLDKKTADYLFHYIFVVRGILKHSLGPDYDGMKRDLFNETEGEPANYLLNNFVARSVGDGDSEDDFGPVNIPIMF
- the EMP24 gene encoding Emp24p (similar to Saccharomyces cerevisiae EMP24 (YGL200C); ancestral locus Anc_8.160) produces the protein MKLNSIILIISCWLTTFTLGHNVLLPAYGRRCFFEKLSKGDEFSVSFQFGDRDPQSSNQLTGDFVLYTPGRTQVLQSIVNQAHGEVTISAPDGGKFEYCFINENSNVQTKDVTFNIHGTVYVNVDDPNNESLDGSVRTLSKLIKEVQNEQSYIVIRERTHRNTAESTNDRVKWWSIFQVGVVVANSLFQIYYLKRFFEVTSYV
- the GLC7 gene encoding type 1 serine/threonine-protein phosphatase catalytic subunit GLC7 (similar to Saccharomyces cerevisiae GLC7 (YER133W); ancestral locus Anc_8.159), which encodes MDQQAVDVDNIIDRLLEVRGSKPGQQVDLEEHEIRYLCSKARSIFIKQPILLELEAPIKICGDIHGQYYDLLRLFEYGGFPPESNYLFLGDYVDRGKQSLETICLLLAYKIKYPENFFILRGNHECASINRIYGFYDECKRRYNIKLWKTFTDCFNCLPIAAIIDEKIFCMHGGLSPDLNSMEQIRRVMRPTDIPDVGLLCDLLWSDPDKDIVGWSENDRGVSFTFGPDVVNRFLQKQDMELICRAHQVVEDGYEFFSKRQLVTLFSAPNYCGEFDNAGAMMSVDESLLCSFQILKPAQKSLPRQQGGGRKKK
- the NDAI0B01905 gene encoding uncharacterized protein (similar to Saccharomyces cerevisiae PMD1 (YER132C) and MDS3 (YGL197W); ancestral locus Anc_8.157); protein product: MPLLQPNSTECYRLELPELPPNVNLDEATKNRLSLNARTGAAVTLARSSIYVHGGLTIPLNISEINSATLQKELILYFSKSKDSSQSFKNLNDWISCEVFYLDLITRTWERIETNATTALARTSSSQFSERLFHSICVNENALYIFGGLAISPQNDYELIATNELWKLDLYTRKWTLLSKDPRITRRFNHDMFVKYAADDSHDTRLLIVGGLNNMDQPLCTIDVYNLITNEWESISNSNIIKKFDEQPVSIVHNKNLPILIENNEAEVPTLTFYHTNSNDNNDSTEEEEEQLQGEENNYGNSSIKIENELSPIIALPLLPQSQCVRIASEYLQDKDLLKVPYNLQHPKGAYFNRNLLISGFYPNCQASNFYVYIYDISIGKWIQLKASCETCSSSQHRFWNLFVWQSHHQALLLGTMQDDYNLPSVQRFDLITSFSLPIVNSFNNFNNKASTELFQTSFLPSLASDLGSIPTTPIDKRTPPLTTSNSTSKITSQFENYIRYITTPLELKSTSSVFPPSAMVVGKDALEIFGNTLADFEFITSEGDSIAVSAYLLRKRWGRYFSFILSNGYAKVCQEYHSTGNQSTLVKIAPSDVSYTDDGSKLNPPPAMTSSNVSLERYFKNNGNNHNSNGNNHTNTLDNNYHRKKHDTTTNRHHEHIPSTSPRGSNVAVPREHTLASMRRSPCNSRYNLHNSPELDFEPIPSNTNLYDDFETTSSKTVNSKTINDSVTSSSTGMIFRVPFQENDKEDILTTTNNINSNTINYNNNNKNLKKKLRAGSATENNNFINVPKKRRSSVVTNPMGSLNKLSPHMEDAKSRRASNPIQPLTEITQISPPPSRRFSLRFTHSGANSRKASVTSQTSSISFVSSTSDRLNNAILTRRNTETVISSNDPLKSGVLNIFLPPQKRLPSVSLPPVPSGQEPLGPFKSRTNSYIEHFHSDRSSPLSSRRSSFLRSSSVPEVRRKSMAALDKKQSRNGSFSSNGSNSHTKKSWSSASNHSDSGSEFSAGQVELEPLLMPRSLYMPWPTATVKAFTEFFYTGQVNGKWMLAPVTLDLLLISKMYEVPLLYDLITEVLYAIIGKKEGNLFVNCNNLDDSFKSTVKKYFNYDEAEVENYLDTHATYKDLKNLKNLLELTDSGMLDVNLIRKISRNFSFSSFESDSIPSTPRTTKHVVSTVYAGGPRDSHNSVGSIVFPSTNVNITSNKRSVSLYTPRMKGKSSLSKEIDPTISEKARNKSTDNLTSKSKSSSKHFDSTLLDLDERDPVLVEQLDQARLQDLSRIETDYPLNSEDTLRTGSTGNIISHTLSDSSQSDSDDFESQIGLLSISRMKKHIREVEIFEDAIDPLHKINNALQSPSKSFDIISSKPSITPLNRALKNDLNSNNNNSNIDFESPTLESMISPNSLPPVDYVMKIIYRTSVLVNDTRLMLRCIDCIEISRKLKIIRKLLTQDINRMNEDVLKRSSEQDKSKRGKPELTIPISSNGTRDTMTSFKIKPYSPTATTFRRSSSKAQISPRTSIPNDMANKTISGRKSSTPQQQRILTKSTGSGRFSNISAIVSTPSSLNTAVIARPPLLGTNSNSSSSVPPKSKKDSNASTSSSFSFFGIRK